A genome region from Hymenobacter chitinivorans DSM 11115 includes the following:
- a CDS encoding cation diffusion facilitator family transporter → MASSHAHDHAGHHHGPPADGNFSRAFGWGIALNLLFVAAEAAGGLWANSSALLSDAGHNLSDVLSLALAWGAALLAKRRSSARYTYGYKGVTIQAALVNAALLYAALGAILWETIEHLRHPEPVNGKMVMLLAGLGILVNGFTAWLFSSGQKGDVNVRGAYLHMLTDALVSVGVVIGGGLVYYTGWLWLDPAISFGILALVAYSSWGLLRETVQLSLQAVPAGIDLDQVRTFLLAQPGVVEVHDLHVWPLSTQDTALTAHVVRPSGSSDANHFLKNLQHDLVHEFNIGHCTIQIEQDTAVAGHHGCCDAETLATATSEKSL, encoded by the coding sequence ATGGCTTCCTCGCACGCTCACGACCACGCCGGTCATCACCACGGCCCGCCCGCCGACGGCAACTTCAGCCGGGCCTTTGGTTGGGGCATTGCTCTGAACCTGCTCTTTGTGGCCGCCGAAGCCGCCGGCGGGCTGTGGGCCAATTCCTCGGCCCTGCTTTCCGACGCGGGCCACAACCTGAGCGACGTGCTAAGCCTGGCCCTAGCCTGGGGCGCGGCCCTGCTGGCCAAGCGCCGGTCCTCGGCCCGCTACACTTACGGCTACAAGGGCGTCACTATTCAGGCCGCGCTGGTTAATGCCGCCCTGCTGTACGCGGCACTGGGTGCCATTTTGTGGGAAACCATTGAGCACCTGCGCCACCCCGAGCCGGTGAATGGCAAAATGGTGATGCTGCTGGCCGGCCTGGGCATCCTCGTCAACGGCTTCACGGCCTGGCTGTTCAGCAGCGGGCAGAAGGGCGACGTGAACGTGCGCGGGGCTTACCTGCACATGCTCACCGACGCGCTGGTATCAGTGGGCGTCGTTATCGGCGGCGGACTGGTGTACTACACGGGCTGGCTCTGGCTCGACCCAGCCATCAGCTTCGGCATCCTGGCCCTGGTAGCCTATAGCTCCTGGGGCCTGCTGCGCGAAACGGTACAGCTCAGCCTGCAGGCCGTCCCCGCCGGCATCGACCTGGACCAAGTGCGCACCTTCCTGCTGGCCCAGCCCGGCGTGGTAGAGGTCCACGACCTGCACGTGTGGCCCCTGAGTACCCAGGACACCGCCCTAACGGCCCACGTGGTGCGCCCCTCCGGCAGCTCCGATGCCAACCACTTCCTCAAAAACCTTCAGCACGACCTGGTCCACGAGTTCAACATCGGCCACTGCACCATCCAGATCGAGCAGGATACCGCCGTAGCCGGCCACCACGGCTGCTGCGACGCCGAAACCCTGGCCACCGCTACATCAGAGAAATCTTTGTGA